A genomic stretch from Helianthus annuus cultivar XRQ/B chromosome 1, HanXRQr2.0-SUNRISE, whole genome shotgun sequence includes:
- the LOC110897462 gene encoding cationic peroxidase 1 has product MASSTFSSLFKLSTFTLCLLVLFAPSSGQLTANFYARTCPNFRSIITRAVNTAVANEARMGASLLRLHFHDCFVNGCDASVLLDDTANFTGEKTAGPNSNSIRGFNVIDTIKTQLERQCPGVVSCADILAAAARDSVVALRGPGWNVLFGRRDSTTASLSAANSNLPSPTSSLSTLISSFSNQGFTANEMIALSGAHTIGQARCTTFRNRLYNENNINASFAAALRPNCPSSGGDNNLSPLDSTATSFDNRYFNDLINQRGLLHSDQELFNGGSADAQVRTYSSNPATFNREFASAMVKMSNLGPLTGSSGQVRTNCRRTN; this is encoded by the exons ATGGCTTCATCAACCTTTTCTTCTTTGTTTAAGCTCTCAACTTTTACATTATGTTTATTGGTTTTGTTTGCACCTAGTTCTGGTCAGCTAACTGCCAATTTCTATGCTAGAACGTGCCCAAATTTCCGTTCTATTATAACTAGAGCTGTCAATACGGCTGTGGCAAATGAAGCTCGCATGGGAGCCTCGTTGCTTCGCCTTCATTTCCATGATTGCTTTGTTAAT GGATGTGATGCATCCGTGTTATTGGACGATACCGCGAATTTCACCGGAGAAAAAACAGCAGGCCCGAATAGCAACTCGATTAGAGGTTTCAACGTCATCGATACAATCAAAACCCAATTGGAGCGCCAGTGTCCTGGTGTTGTTTCTTGTGCGGATATATTAGCTGCGGCTGCTAGAGATTCCGTTGTGGCT CTTCGTGGGCCTGGGTGGAACGTTTTGTTCGGAAGAAGGGACTCAACAACAGCAAGTTTAAGTGCTGCAAATTCTAATCTTCCTTCACCAACTTCTAGTCTTAGTACCCTCATTTCATCTTTTTCAAACCAAGGGTTTACTGCTAATGAAATGATAGCTCTATCAG GAGCTCATACAATTGGTCAAGCGAGGTGCACCACATTCCGTAATCGTCTCTACAATGAGAACAACATTAATGCATCGTTTGCTGCGGCATTGAGACCGAATTGTCCATCGAGTGGTGGTGACAACAATCTCTCACCACTAGACTCTACTGCTACATCTTTCGATAACCGATACTTTAATGATTTGATTAACCAAAGGGGATTACTGCATTCTGATCAAGAGTTGTTTAATGGAGGTTCGGCGGATGCACAAGTGAGGACCTATAGTTCGAATCCGGCTACTTTTAACCGTGAATTTGCAAGTGCAATGGTGAAGATGAGCAACCTTGGTCCATTAACAGGCTCAAGTGGTCAAGTTAGGACCAATTGCAGAAGAACGAATTAA